A genomic segment from Mycosarcoma maydis chromosome 13, whole genome shotgun sequence encodes:
- a CDS encoding uncharacterized protein (related to 1-phosphatidylinositol phosphodiesterase precursor) → MRLPSFRHKDKQDSVSEKRVSAPPVPAAPSVDAADSGHDSVSLRIHNRTATELLALSVFGALHTGNGVTQRLASSSLPTSPVLGAGEAGFGAAAVTGVGARGVFGVRNTPVRIPAGRDVDVPAVRIQPFTAAATSGYTVALTLNPRSKTAGVGGYSASLSAPAPAALVTASAQAARRVWKPLPLTLTTGVSSTKSANLGAEGSKYSSAACCQASLIALESTDATTNTVHILVLPQRDLKTWMSSLPSSDPISSFCIPGTHESCALYGWPISACQESTSSIAVQLSRGIRFLDIRLALKGTPGNQLLYAYHGVTDQKMEFSAILAQVYTFLSCNPGETVLMSVKQENNMAGFLEATFSYINQNRTRWYLGTGMPTLGDVRGKIVLISRFGTSDSQPGGLHPPIWPDSSTTPFHYTLPDNSSVYTQDWYNISWLSAIAQKVSLITALINQCGSDPGVLGLNFTNGSSFPFALPPYVAKGTGDQANASAPACFNTIGVNARLVDLVATRLSSTTRNRAGLMNVFALDFFDQSNLGADLTSLMVQANFQ, encoded by the coding sequence ATGAGGCTTCCCAGCTTCCGGCACAAAGACAAGCAAGACTCTGTCAGCGAAAAGCGCGTTAGCGCGCCACCTGTACCAGCCGCTCCTagcgtcgacgctgccgatAGCGGTCACGACTCTGTTTCATTGCGCATCCACAATCGCACTGCcaccgagctgctcgccctCTCCGTGTTTGGAGCGCTTCACACTGGCAATGGCGTCACACAACGGCTTGCTTCTTCCAGTCTGCCCACCTCGCCCGTGCTGGGCGCAGGCGAAGCAGGCTtcggcgctgcagctgtcaCTGGAGTGGGCGCACGCGGTGTATTTGGCGTGAGGAATACGCCCGTTCGCATTCCAGCAGGCCGGGACGTCGACGTGCCTGCTGTACGCATCCAGCCGTTCACAGCGGCTGCTACGTCTGGATACACTGTCGCACTGACGCTCAATCCAAGGTCAAAGACGGCTGGTGTTGGCGGGTATAGTGCCAGCTTGTCTGCTCCTGCGCCAGCCGCTCTTGTAACAGCAAGTGcccaagcagcaagacgcGTATGGAAGCCTTTGCCCCTCACACTCACTACCGGCGTCAGCTCGACCAAGTCTGCAAATCTCGGCGCAGAGGGTTCGAAATACTCATCTGCGGCGTGTTGCCAAGCCAGTTTGATCGCACTCGAGTCGACGGATGCCACGACAAACACGGTGCACATCCTCGTGCTGCCTCAACGCGATCTCAAGACGTGGATGTCGTCGCTCCCTTCCTCGGACCCGATCTCGTCGTTCTGCATCCCTGGCACGCACGAATCATGTGCTCTATACGGCTGGCCGATCTCGGCATGTCAGGAGTCGACGTCGTCCATTGCTGTGCAGCTCTCGCGCGGGATCCGTTTCCTCGACATCCGGCTTGCGCTCAAAGGTACACCGGGCAACCAACTGTTGTACGCCTACCACGGAGTGACGGATCAGAAGATGGAATTCTCGGCTATCCTCGCACAGGTCTACACGTTCCTCTCTTGCAACCCAGGAGAGACGGTGCTCATGTCAGTGAAACAGGAGAACAACATGGCCGGATTCCTCGAGGCTACGTTTAGCTACATTAACCAAAACCGAACTCGATGGTACCTCGGCACAGGCATGCCTACACTGGGGGATGTTCGAGGCAAGATCGTGCTCATCTCGCGCTTTGGCACGTCGGACTCGCAACCGGGTGGATTGCATCCTCCGATCTGGCCGGATTCGTCGACAACGCCTTTCCATTACACGTTACCGGATAACTCGAGCGTCTACACTCAGGACTGGTACAACATCTCTTGGCTCTCGGCGATCGCACAGAAAGTCTCGCTGATCACGGCTCTTATCAACCAATGCGGCAGCGACCCTGGAGTGCTCGGACTCAACTTCACTAACGGCTCGTCGTTCCCGTTCGCCCTGCCTCCGTACGTCGCAAAGGGCACGGGCGATCAGGCAAACGCCAGTGCACCCGCGTGCTTCAACACAATCGGCGTCAACGCCcggctcgtcgatcttgtcgctACAAGATTATCGTCCACCACACGAAATAGGGCTGGCTTGATGAATGTGTTTGCCCTCGACTTTTTCGACCAGTCCAACCTCGGCGCCGACTTGACTAGCTTGATGGTGCAGGCGAATTTTCAGTAA
- a CDS encoding putative gim complex component gives MRMLSEEEANEIEVTWEDQQSINAFSRLNSSLSDILHTLSLVREQRESLDDLSLELELADEDECVLYKIADTFVSLPHPIAMDRLESEKSQADTEISKMQEQIDSYEQEMKALKVKLYAKFGDNINLERD, from the exons ATGCGCATG CTctcggaagaggaagccaacgagatcgaggtgaCGTGGGAGGACCAACAGTCTATCAATGCTTTCTCGCGTCTGAATTCTTCGCTCTCGGACATTCTCCATACACTTTCGCTTGTTCGAGAGCAACGCGAATCGCTCGACGACctctcgctcgagctcgaactggccgacgaagacgaatGTGTGCTGTACAAGATTGCGGATACGTTTGTCTCGTTACCGCATCCCATCGCCATGGACCGGTTGGAGTCGGAAAAGTCACAGGCAGATACAGAGATCTCAAAGATGCAGGAGCAGATAGACAGTTACGAGCAAGAGATGAAAGCTCTCAAGGTCAAGCTGTACGCCAAGTTTGGTGATAACATCA ACCTCGAAAGAGACTAG
- a CDS encoding chitobiosyldiphosphodolichol beta-1,4 mannosyltransferase (related to ALG1 - beta-mannosyltransferase), which yields MLLWLVLLAFCAGLMPIVALLCICIYISAYRSCSHSSNSKPCLGRSAAVVVLGDIGRSPRMCLHVESLANEGWKVAIVGYAGSTLPPALQRSSIKQHHLRSPPSWIARMPRAAFIAVAPFKLLVQAVSLFVELTTQVHPPPELILVQTPPALPTLLVVKAAAALVKSRVVIDWHNLAYTILALRLGEKSKLVRLAEWLEKWSGRKAFAHLFVTEAMKNHLDLNWKLQGDKLVLHDRPPAHFRRATLEETHSLMCKVLPQIVPSIGDDWLPSCNLPDSTPFTQRTDGGELQWSQDRPALVVSSTSWTADEDFGLLLRAAKLYEYRARLLAIQSSLPPHSRSSSTAETVSATLSPVSASSCSSASTTSHFSYTDIADPIRTSKERRRPSIGALRTPTLPNEPASSLPKLLIIVTGKGELKARYLAEIAHLEATEAWQFVRIRTAWLESQDYPLLLGSADLGVSLHTSSSGLDLPMKVVDMLGCGLPVCALDFACLDELVCERWNGVVFRDAEGLARQWESLLANHPLPNWLSTGGGMQEPFDPPARSVLTPKTGWLCEPGNTSAPPMSPNPSLTLVPSPGFAPWSNETATNKAKKSPRSTWPGNWKHVMRPLLDPRTDMDEHDENTVDDYLSHTSAIKLNAISAGILQRRAVSKQGYVAAATSPASSDTQRGSASKRKNSTDPQIDHDDQIATRSAPWNGFGFVSQAAVISDGESQKGLRQRKSVSKPSTDLTQQQHAFNLTLLDDALHDNRSTTDSQDQSSIPAIQVSKPPSPP from the coding sequence ATGCTTCTGTGGCTAGTGCTGCTCGCGTTCTGTGCGGGCCTTATGCCGATCGTCGCGCtcctctgcatctgcatctaCATTTCCGCCTACCGTTCTTGCTCGCATTCGTCCAACTCGAAACCATGTCTGGGTCGGTCAGccgccgtcgtcgtccttggcgACATCGGTCGAAGCCCACGTATGTGCTTACACGTCGAGTCGTTGGCCAACGAAGGGTGGAAggtcgccatcgtcggcTACGCTGGTTCCACCCTCCCTCCCGCTCTTCAACGCTCGTCTATCAAGCAACATCATCTTCGCTCACCTCCATCCTGGATCGCACGTAtgcctcgagcagcttttATCGCAGTAGCTCCGTTCAAGCTACTCGTTCAGGCCGTATCCTtgttcgtcgagctcaCGACGCAGGTTCATCCGCCACCAGAACTGATCCTCGTCCAAACACCGCCTGCACTACCAACGCTCTTGGTGGTCAAGGCAGCCGCTGCACTCGTCaagtcaagagtcgtgaTCGATTGGCACAACCTCGCATATACCATACTAGCCCTCAGGCTGGGCGAGAAAAGTAAGCTCGTCCGACTCGCAGAGTGGCTAGAGAAATGGAGTGGCAGAAAAGCATTTGCGCATCTCTTTGTTACTGAGGCGATGAAAAACCATTTGGACCTCAATTGGAAACTTCAAGGCGACAAGCTGGTGCTGCATGATCGGCCGCCAGCGCATTTTCGAAGAGCGACGCTCGAAGAGACGCACAGTCTGATGTGCAAGGTACTGCCTCAAATCGTGCCGAGCATAGGCGACGACTGGTTGCCATCGTGCAATTTGCCCGATTCAACGCCTTTCACGCAACGTACAGATGGAGGAGAGTTGCAGTGGAGCCAAGACCGACCGGCATTGGTGGTCAGTAGTACATCCTGGACCGCAGATGAAGACTTTGGCCTACTTTTGAGGGCAGCTAAACTGTACGAGTATCGAGCGAGGCTATTGGCTATACAGTCCTCTTTGCCCCCCCATTCGCGTAGCAGCAGTACCGCAGAGACTGTCTCTGCCACATTGTCGCCCGTCTCGGCctcatcttgctcatccgcctccaccacctctcATTTCTCGTACACGGACATTGCCGATCCCATCCGCACTTCGAAAGAACGACGCAGACCATCTATAGGAGCCCTCCGCACACCTACGCTTCCTAATGAGCCAGCTAGCTCGCTTCCGAAACTGCTTATCATTGTTACTGGCAAaggcgagctcaaggcgcgATACCTTGCTGAGATCGCGCACCTCGAAGCCACCGAGGCATGGCAGTTTGTTCGTATTCGAACAGCGTGGTTGGAGTCGCAGGACTACCCGCTCCTGCTTGGCTCGGCCGATCTGGGTGTATCGTTGCATACGTCGAGTAGCGGACTGGATCTACCGATGAAGGTGGTGGATATGCTCGGTTGTGGATTGCCCGTGTGTGCGTTGGACTTCGCGTGcctggacgagctggtaTGCGAGCGGTGGAACGGTGTCGTTTTCAGAGATGCCGAAGGGTTGGCGAGGCAGTGGGAGAGTTTGCTGGCCAACCATCCTCTGCCGAACTGGTTGAGCACAGGCGGAGGCATGCAAGAACCATTTGATCCCCCGGCGCGATCGGTACTGACACCCAAGACTGGATGGCTGTGCGAACCAGGCAACACGAGTGCTCCGCCCATGTCGCCTAATccgagcttgacgctgGTGCCCAGTCCCGGATTTGCACCGTGGTCAAACGAAACAGCAACCAACAAAGCGAAGAAAAGTCCAAGATCTACATGGCCCGGCAACTGGAAACACGTCATGCGACCGCTCTTGGATCCCAGAACCGACATGGATGAGCACGACGAAAATACTGTCGATGACTACCTCTCGCACACCTCGGccatcaagctcaacgcGATCAGTGCCGGAATATTGCAACGAAGAGCCGTCAGCAAGCAGGGCTatgtggctgctgccacttCCCCCGCTTCCAGTGACACCCAACGAGGCAGTGCGAGCAAACGCAAAAATTCAACAGATCCCCAAATCGATCACGACGACCAGATCGCAACCCGCAGCGCACCCTGGAATGGATTCGGCTTTGTCAGCCAAGCAGCCGTCATCAGCGATGGTGAGAGCCAGAAGGGTCTCCGTCAACGCAAGTCGGTCAGCAAACCAAGCACTGATCTCActcaacagcagcatgcTTTCAATCTCACCCTCTTGGACGATGCGCTCCATGATAATCGTTCCACCACAGACAGCCAAGACCAGTCGTCCATCCCAGCTATCCAAGTATCCAAACCGCCTTCCCCTCCTTAG
- a CDS encoding putative Dynein light chain 1, cytoplasmic, whose product MSSEALNSPPATSALSSESSSNVRSLKPVIKNVDMSEDMQSETIEIAYDALEKFSVEKDMAGHVKRTMDQKFGPTWHAVVGQRYGSYVTHETKHFIYFYLGQMAFLLWRA is encoded by the exons ATGTCATCTGAAGCGCTCAATTCACCGCCTGCCACTTCGGCGCTCTCCTCCGAGTCGAGTAGCAACGTACGGAGTCTCAAGCCCGTCATCAAGAATGTCGACATGTCCGAAGACATGCAATCGGAAACCATCGAAATCGCGTACGACGCATTGGAAAAGTTTAGCGTTGAGAAGGACATGGCAGGCCACGTCAAGAGGACCATGGATCAGAAATTCGGTCCTACTTGGCATGCCGTCGTGGGTCAGAGGTATGGAAGTTACGTAACCCACGAAACCAAACACTTTATCTACTTTT ACTTGGGCCAAATGGCCTTCCTCCTTTGGCGTGCGTAG
- a CDS encoding uncharacterized protein (related to LIP5 - lipoic acid synthase), with product MSCWTTSAASVRAVAPRLLRAPSAASTLPSQLLATSISRVATAAASSSSSPSSSRHIFSSARLKNNTAAPSKTVSGQDISIALDDKGQIPAAPYSQLPLAGTSPSYKVHLIVHPYDHPRPVESWPSHLESVSPLLSELESRAKKGGSLEGYGISFSSGDGRTGTGTGTRSEALKPWDATTSRMMRSVPNSAQEQEQFLVYAYTTNGTMAKVGPISLATLDSGSPFRQRIDDALASAQPQTGRAKQDDETHVYVCTHGARDCRCGVAGTAVYEALKDEVRSHQASIIKSGKDAPKKVKVFAVSHVGGHAWAANALVYPHGDWYGNLRVTDSKLVLRAALAPASSMHDLDDLRERLVHWPRWRGRLGLSKAAQRDHYAEWGPPTINTAHITPRSRGTASSARSRPSLAALSTPGHAHASTSSARTYATDASDSKKKAPSARMVAFREKLAADLSIDDFAAGEVDSIMTSASASGRVQMGRTGEARLPSHLKTKIPTGANYTRIKSDLRGLGLSTVCEEARCPNIGECWGGSGGKDTATATIMIMGDTCTRGCRFCAVKTSRAPAPLDPHEPENTAEAISRWGLGYIVLTSVDRDDIADGGASHIASTISKIKAKSRKILVEALVPDFSGDMACVEKVAHSGVDVFAHNVETVERTTPMVRDRRAKYRQSLAVLLHAKQANPALITKTSIMLGCGERDDEVEQTLRDLRNAHVDVVTFGQYMRPTKRHMKVHQYVSPDMFLHWQKRAEHLGFLYVASGPLVRSSYKAGEFFIKNVLEQRNSAHNLYPTSEQAVQSTTS from the coding sequence ATGAGCTGCTGGACTACCTCGGCCGCATCTGTCCGCGCTGTAGCACCAAGGCTGCTGCGTGCACCAAGCGCTGCTTCTACTCTTCCAAGCCAGTTGCTCGCCACCTCTATCAGCCGTGTcgccacagcagcagcatcctcctcctcttctcctTCCTCCTCAAGGCACATTTTTTCGTCGGCTAGACTCAAGAACAACACAGCTGCACCTTCAAAGACAGTTTCTGGCCAAGATATTTCGATCGCATTGGATGACAAGGGACAAATTCCAGCAGCGCCCTACTCGCAGTTGCCCCTTGCCGGGACTTCGCCCTCGTACAAGGTGCATCTGATCGTGCACCCCTACGACCACCCTCGACCGGTCGAATCGTGGCCTTCCCACCTCGAGTCCGTCTCTCCCTTACTCTCGGAGCTCGAGAGCCGCGCTAAGAAGGGAGGCAGCCTTGAGGGCTATGGCATTTCGTTTTCGTCTGGTGACGGCCGCACCGGCACCGGGACCGGGACCCGTTCCGAAGCGTTGAAGCCATGGGATGCGACCACTTCGCGAATGATGCGCAGCGTTCCCAATTCAgcgcaggagcaggagcaatTCCTAGTCTACGCTTATACCACCAATGGCACCATGGCCAAAGTCGGTCCCATCTCACTTGCCACGCTCGACTCTGGCTCGCCGTTTCGCCAACGTATTGACGATGCTCTCGCCTCTGCGCAGCCTCAGACGGGACGTGCCAAGCAGGACGATGAGACGCATGTGTACGTGTGCACGCATGGCGCGCGCGACTGCCGTTGCGGTGTCGCCGGAACCGCCGTGTACGAAGCTCTTAAAGACGAGGTTCGCTCACACCAAGCCTCGATCATCAAGAGTGGCAAGGATGCACCCAAGAAGGTCAAAGTATTTGCCGTCAGTCACGTCGGTGGACACGCGTGGGCGGCGAATGCGCTCGTTTACCCACATGGTGATTGGTACGGCAACTTGAGGGTAACCGACTCAaagctcgtcttgcgcGCTGCGCTGGCACCTGCCAGTTCGATGCACGACCTCGACGATTTGCGGGAGAGACTTGTACACTGGCCACGATGGCGTGGCAGGTTGGGGCTcagcaaagcagcacagcGTGACCACTATGCAGAGTGGGGCCCACCCACCATCAACACGGCGCACATCACGCCGCGAAGCAGAGGGACAGCCAGCTCGGCGCgatctcggccatctttggcTGCGCTATCCACACCTGGGCATGCTCACGCGAGCACGTCTTCTGCAAGGACGTATGCCACAGATGCGTCTGacagcaagaagaaggcgcCGTCGGCACGGATGGTGGCGTTCAGAGAGAAGCTCGCGGCTGATCTGTCGATCGATGACTTTGCTGCGGGCGAGGTGGACTCGATCATGACGTCTGCTTCGGCGTCAGGTCGAGTGCAGATGGGTCGAACGGGAGAAGCGCGGCTTCCGTCTCATTTGAAAACCAAGATTCCGACAGGCGCCAACTACACGCGCATCAAGTCGGACCTTCGCGGTCTTGGGCTTTCCACAGTATGCGAGGAAGCGCGATGTCCGAATATCGGCGAATGTTGGGGCGGGTCTGGAGGCAAAGATACGGCTACGGCTACGATCATGATTATGGGCGATACGTGTACGCGAGGCTGTCGGTTCTGTGCGGTCAAGACGTCTCGTGCACCCGCGCCGCTCGATCCGCACGAACCGGAGAACACAGCGGAAGCGATCTCGCGCTGGGGTCTTGGATACATTGTTCTCACCTCTGTGGATCGGGATGATATTGCGGATGGCGGTGCAAGTCATATCGCCAGTACCATCTCCAAGATCAAGGCCAAGTCGCGCAAGATTCTGGTCGAGGCTCTGGTGCCTGATTTTTCGGGCGATATGGCGTGTGTAGAAAAAGTGGCGCATTCGGGCGTCGATGTATTTGCACACAACGTAGAGACCGTAGAGCGGACAACGCCTATGGTGCGCGATCGACGTGCCAAGTATCGTCAGTCGCTGGCTGTGCTACTGCATGCGAAACAGGCGAATCCGGCGTTGATCACAAAGACGTCGATCATGCTTGGATGCGGCGAacgcgacgacgaggtcgagcaGACGCTTCGCGATCTCAGAAATGCACACGTAGACGTCGTCACTTTTGGCCAGTACATGCGTCCTACAAAGCGACACATGAAGGTTCACCAATATGTCAGTCCAGACATGTTCCTCCACTGGCAGAAACGCGCCGAAcacctcggcttcttgTACGTCGCCAGCGGGCCCCTAGTCAGAAGCAGCTACAAGGCCGGCGAGTTCTTCATCAAGAACGTCCTCGAACAGAGAAACAGTGCACACAACCTCTATCCCACCTCCGAGCAAGCTGTCCAGAGCACAACCTCATAG
- a CDS encoding uncharacterized protein (related to U2 snRNP protein A`) yields the protein MKLTPELLSRSSSSINTLRDRELDLRGLKIPAIENLGVTRDQNDAIDLTDNDIRYLGNFPLLQQLKTLQLANNLISRIDPRIGHSLPALHSLNLTNNCISDLSELVHLSKCRRLEYLCLMGTPASREAQYREFVIWKLPQVRVLDYQRIKDKERARAKDLMETEDGRPTALAANILKKLGASAMDVDVDVMVGKQKTFEPGRLNGSSRRLLTAEERKAIEDAIESSESLEEIRKLEEQLKMGHTFV from the coding sequence ATGAAGCTCACGCCCGAACTGCTTTCACGGAGCAGCTCCTCCATCAACACTCTTCGGGATCGCGAACTTGATCTACGCGGCCTCAAGATCCCAGCCATCGAAAACCTCGGAGTGACACGCGATCAGAACGATGCGATAGACTTGACCGACAACGACATCCGATACCTTGGCAATTTTCCCCTCTTGCAACAACTGAAAACGCTACAGCTGGCCAACAACTTGATATCGCGCATCGATCCACGCATTGGACACTCGCTGCCAGCATTACACTCTTTGAACCTGACCAACAACTGTATATCCGATCTTTCCGAGCTCGTACATCTCAGCAAGTGTCGTCGGTTGGAGTATTTGTGTCTGATGGGGACGCCAGCGAGCCGCGAAGCACAGTATCGCGAATTTGTCATCTGGAAGCTACCACAGGTGCGCGTGCTCGATTACCAGAGGATAAAGGACAAGGAGAGGGCACGGGCCAAAGATTTGATGGAGACAGAGGATGGAAGGCCAACGGCGTTGGCAGCAAACATCTTGAAAAAATTAGGAGCGAGCGCCATGgatgtcgacgtcgatgtgATGGTCGGAAAGCAAAAGACATTCGAGCCAGGAAGGTTGAATGGCTCTTCAAGACGATTGTTGACAGCAGAGGAGCGCAAAGCCATTGAAGATGCGATAGAGAGTAGCGAAAGCCTGGAAGAGATTCGAAAGttggaagagcagctcaagatggGCCACACTTTCGTGTAG
- a CDS encoding uncharacterized protein (related to Rho-GTPase-activating protein 1), translated as MPSSPPHVGLDQEQDSPGSSSFNTPISSPSGHHTPVAGYRTATATLSNVFASLWGTYSQQQQQQQQQQQHESGPSRLQPPPTLNRTPHHSPTPSIPGGWGNLLSWGPAAARQKTNNLRKSASPTRASPAKVGRSRAAIPFGPLAPLETTSAEKVQSDPSGSTLASEQPQRRDRTVSTGSGLSPTTSPRRRPLAGIFEDLPGSAEPLSSASPPHTPAPRSPSWSRSRELPPTSPSFKDESPSGAYATLSRLQSKPSVSKLRPSSGFLWPSSTTTTSADPNPSSPTHSRPAANWTEAIARIEKLDSYVRRIVFQAGLDYETRPMVVLAACCLPDPSEVDYDALLDRIMDTLDLFVENDYTVVYFAAGGHHRPGWSWIWRAYRRLDRRFRKNLKKLYIVHPTLFTKSLMRVVTTGSYIVSPKFSKKVSQLDTLSKLAECVPLTQIDIPPEVLQYNAKWEEHVTLPAKPSDADAATSQGGTEKVFGVDLVMLMGEFGESGGVPRVVRDCVEAILGDFDGIRPVEVEGIFRRSPSSALLKTAQESYDRGHPVSLEQYRDPHMPAVLLKVFLRSLPRPIFPASLYALIRACPAPPLGSDQETQALETIDYLRTRLLPSIEPACSGMLLSYVLELLHKVSQHQETNKMDAANLATVIAPNLVSSGNAMKDVLMCRVEGLASMASGTPSASVQSSPRGSPTMRKLCVSDTAQGGTTLGSILRFCIERYYEIFDEMSFGTQLNRVQELVDDIDLAEGSRSPSVASRRLGSLYDMPSASGLGLAMQRSADSVNSELGQGQGQAASLWGGNMDEEVDGDRRSVTTGRSIASRDGYRAPMGFARGTIARNSSGSLRLTKGRLGSSTNLRSGFTRVQTCVGRPTASLGLNVSAGALDTDGLTSQRSGVALTGANATGRFSSASSLSASPLLASSSHAQQLPASPSLAPLASSKQRRDLSEVQESLLD; from the coding sequence ATGCCGTCATCACCACCTCATGTCGGTCTCGACCAGGAGCAAGACTCCCCTGGCTCTTCCAGCTTCAACACGCCCATCTCTTCGCCCTCTGGTCATCATACCCCTGTCGCTGGATACCGcaccgcaaccgcaacccTCTCCAACGTCTTTGCTTCGCTCTGGGGTACATACAgtcaacagcaacagcaacagcaacagcaacagcaacacgAGAGCGGGCCGTCTAGGCTTCAGCCGCCGCCCACTTTAAATCGCACTCCTCACCACTCTCCCACCCCTTCCATCCCCGGCGGTTGGGGCAACTTGCTTAGCTGGGGTCCGGCTGCGGCACGTCAAAAGACAAACAATCTGCGTAAGTCGGCTTCTCCGACGCGTGCCTCTCCAGCTAAAGTCGGGCGCTCGAGGGCGGCAATTCCCTTTGGTCCTTTGGCTCCTTTAGAGACCACTAGCGCCGAAAAGGTGCAGTCGGATCCGAGCGGTAGTACGCTGGCATCCGAGCAGCCCCAAAGACGAGACCGAACAGTGTCGACAGGCTCAGGCCTCTCACCCACCACCTCACCACGCCGCAGACCACTTGCCGGCATCTTTGAAGATCTGCCTGGATCTGCAGAGCCATTGtcatccgcatcgccaCCACACACACCCGCTCCACGATCGCCCtcttggtctcgatcgCGCGAGTTGCCTCCCACGTCGCCCTCATTCAAGGACGAATCTCCAAGCGGAGCGTATGCGACGCTATCTAGGCTGCAATCAAAGCCTTCGGTCAGTAAGCTTCGACCTAGCTCCGGCTTCCTGTGGCCATCATCCACAACCACCACTTCTGCCGACCCCAACCCCTCATCACCCACGCACTCGCGACCAGCGGCCAACTGGACCGAGGCCATCGCTCGcatcgaaaagctcgaCTCGTACGTCCGTCGCATCGTCTTCCAGGCCGGACTCGACTACGAAACTCGTCCTATGGTCGTTCTTGCCGCCTGCTGTCTGCCTGATCCATCCGAAGTCGACTACGACGCGCTCCTCGACCGCATCATGGATACGCTGGATCTGTTTGTCGAAAACGACTACACCGTCGTCTactttgctgctggcggACACCACCGTCCTGGTTGGAGCTGGATCTGGCGCGCCTAtcgtcgactcgatcgccgCTTCCGCAAGAACCTCAAAAAGCTCTACATCGTCCATCCCACTCTGTTCACCAAATCATTGATGAGGGTGGTCACTACCGGATCCTACATCGTCTCGCCCAAATTTTCCAAGAAGGTCTCGCAGCTGGATACGCTGTCCAAGCTGGCCGAGTGCGTACCGCTCACCCAGATCGACATCCCGCCCGAGGTGTTGCAGTACAATGCCAAGTGGGAGGAGCACGTGACATTGCCTGCGAAACcgagcgatgctgatgcAGCGACGAGTCAGGGTGGCACAGAAAAGGTGTTTGGTGTGGATCTGGTCATGTTGATGGGAGAGTTCGGAGAGAGCGGTGGCGTGCCGAGGGTGGTGAGGGATTGTGTCGAGGCGATCTTGGGTGACTTTGATGGCATTCGAccggtcgaggtggagggCATCTTTCGAAGATCACCGTCGTCGGCACTGCTCAAAACGGCGCAGGAGAGCTACGATCGAGGCCATCCGGTCAGCTTGGAACAGTACCGCGATCCGCACATGCCGGCAGTGCTGCTCAAGGTGTTCCTGCGATCGTTGCCGAGACCGATCTTCCCGGCAAGTCTGTATGCGTTGATCCGTGCGTGCcctgctcctcctctgGGCTCGGATCAAGAGACGCAGGCGCTCGAGACGATTGATTACCTACGAACGCGactgctgccatcgatcGAACCGGCGTGTTCGGggatgctgctgagctacgtgctcgagctgctgcacaagGTGTCGCAGCATCAAGAGACCAACAAGATGGACGCGGCGAATTTGGCGACTGTGATAGCGCCGAATCTGGTGTCGAGCGGCAATGCGATGAAGGACGTTCTCATGTGTCGGGTCGAAGGACTGGCGTCAATGGCGAGTGGGACGCCTTCGGCGTCGGTACAGAGCTCGCCGAGAGGTTCGCCAACGATGCGAAAGTTGTGCGTATCGGATACTGCGCAGGGTGGGACAACGTTGGGCTCGATTCTGAGGTTCTGCATCGAACGCTACTACGAGATTTTCGACGAGATGAGTTTTGGCACACAGCTGAACCGGGTGCAGGAGCTGGTGGACGATATCGATTTGGCCGAGGGCAGTAGGAGTCCTTCCGTGGCGAGTCGCAGGTTGGGAAGCTTGTACGATATGCCGTCGGCGTCGGGCTTGGGGTTGGCGATGCAAAGGAGTGCAGATTCGGTGAATTCGGAGCTGGGGCAGGGGCAGGGACAGGCGGCTTCATTGTGGGGTGGCAATATGGACGAGGAGGTGGATGGTGATCGGAGGTCGGTCACGACGGGCAGGAGCATTGCTTCGCGGGACGGATACCGTGCGCCGATGGGGTTTGCGAGGGGCACGATCGCTAGGAATTCGTCCGGGTCGTTGCGGTTGACCAAGGGCAGGTTGGGGTCTAGTACGAATTTACGGTCCGGATTCACACGCGTACAAACGTGTGTAGGCAGACCGACAGCTTCACTCGGTCTCAACGTCTCCGCGGGAGCGCTTGATACGGACGGCCTCACATCGCAGCGCAGCGGCGTTGCGCTTACAGGCGCAAACGCGACAGGCCGCTTCAGCTCGGCGtcatcgctctcggcgTCTCCACTGCTCGCCAGCTCATCGCACGCGCAACAGCTGCCCGCTTCGCCTTCACTCGCTCCACTCGCCAGCTCAAAACAAAGACGAGACCTCTCCGAGGTGCAAgagtcgctgctcgatTAG